A genome region from Eretmochelys imbricata isolate rEreImb1 chromosome 8, rEreImb1.hap1, whole genome shotgun sequence includes the following:
- the NHP2 gene encoding H/ACA ribonucleoprotein complex subunit 2, which yields MAREKSLEPEAAPEPEVAPERSYQELLGNLNPIARPLASRRLTRKLYKCIKKAAKHKQIRRGVKEVQKFINKGEKGIIVLAGDTLPIEVYCHLPVMCEDRSLPYAYIPSKSDLGAAGGSKRPTCVIMIKPHEEYQEAYKECWEEVVSLPVPL from the exons ATGGCCAGGGAGAAGTCGCTGGAGCCGGAGGCGGCGCCGGAGCCCGAAGTGGCGCCGGAACGATCGTACCAGGAGCTGCTGGGGAACCTGAACCCGATCGCGCGGCCGCTGGCCTCCCGCAGGCTCACCCGCAAGCTCTACAAGTGCATCAAGAAag CGGCGAAACACAAGCAGATCCGGCGGGGAGTAAAGGAAGTTCAGAAATTCATCAACAAGGGCGAGAAGGG GATCATAGTCCTTGCTGGAGACACGCTGCCCATTGAAGTTTATTGCCACCTCCCCGTCATGTGTGAAGACAGGTCCCTCCCCTACGCTTACATCCCCTCCAAGTCG gatctgggagcagctggcggCTCAAAGCGCCCAACCTGTGTGATAATGATCAAGCCACATGAGGAGTACCAGGAGGCATATAAGGAGTGTTGGGAGGAGGTTGTGTCTCTTCCTGTCCCCCTGTGA